The following proteins are encoded in a genomic region of Pseudomonadota bacterium:
- a CDS encoding TetR/AcrR family transcriptional regulator: MARPREFSEEDVLERAMHVFWSKGYAATSLQDLVAAMGISKSSFYDTFHGKRELFLITLGLYGERLVRATATALEAKVSPRQAIEDIFGDAIDGLFTQGGRFGCLAVNTAAELAANDLEIAARVQAIFVRLEDTIQQGVARGQSAGDIRADRSARVLARYLVGILTGLRVMGKANPDRGVLNDFVRVALTALDGG; this comes from the coding sequence ATGGCGCGGCCGCGGGAATTCAGTGAGGAAGACGTGCTCGAACGGGCGATGCACGTCTTCTGGTCGAAGGGTTATGCCGCGACGTCGCTTCAGGATCTCGTCGCGGCGATGGGCATCAGCAAAAGCAGTTTCTACGACACCTTTCACGGCAAGCGCGAACTCTTCCTCATCACCCTCGGCCTTTATGGCGAGAGGTTGGTGCGGGCAACCGCCACCGCTCTCGAAGCCAAGGTCTCGCCGCGTCAGGCGATCGAGGATATTTTTGGCGACGCCATTGATGGTCTCTTCACGCAGGGCGGCCGATTCGGGTGTCTCGCGGTAAACACGGCGGCCGAATTGGCGGCAAACGATCTCGAAATTGCCGCCCGGGTGCAGGCGATTTTTGTCCGGCTGGAGGATACCATTCAGCAGGGGGTCGCCCGCGGCCAGTCGGCCGGCGATATCCGGGCCGACCGAAGTGCCCGGGTGTTGGCTCGCTATCTCGTCGGCATTCTTACCGGCCTTCGCGTCATGGGTAAGGCTAATCCGGATCGCGGCGTTTTGAACGATTTCGTACGTGTCGCGCTGACCGCCCTTGACGGTGGGTAA
- a CDS encoding 2-isopropylmalate synthase has translation MSKSADADADKNRIFIFDTTLRDGEQSPGASMNLEEKLRIANALAELGVDVIEAGFPIASKGDFEAVQEIAKKVTGPVICALARSARDDIDRAAEALKPAKRKRIHTFISTSPLHMKHKLQMEPAAVHQAVIESVTYARNLTDDVEWSCEDGSRSERDFLYRCIESAIKAGATTINVPDTVGYSVPDEFADLIASIMNRVPNIDSAVLSVHCHNDLGLAVANSLAAIRQGARQVECTVNGLGERAGNAAMEEIVMALRTRPDVLGYTTGIVTENITKVSRLVSTITGFTIQPNKAIVGANAFAHESGIHQDGMLKHAGTYEIMTPESVGLAQSKLVMGKHSGRHAFRVKLKDLGYELGDNAVEDAFRRFKDLADKKKDIYDEDIVALVDDALMQVDSRIQFVSLLVVCGSTGPQTAELALKIDGEVRKTKASGDGPVDATFNAIRELFPHDARLQLYQVHAVTEGTDAQAEVTVRLEENGKTVNGQGANTDTLVASARAYLNALNKLLVKREKTAPAALSA, from the coding sequence ATGAGTAAAAGCGCAGACGCAGACGCAGACAAGAATCGAATCTTTATTTTCGATACAACCTTGCGCGACGGCGAACAATCGCCGGGCGCGTCGATGAATCTGGAAGAGAAGCTTCGCATCGCCAATGCTCTCGCCGAACTTGGCGTTGATGTCATTGAAGCGGGCTTCCCGATCGCCTCGAAAGGCGATTTCGAAGCCGTACAGGAAATCGCAAAAAAAGTTACCGGGCCGGTAATTTGTGCGCTGGCGCGTTCGGCTCGCGACGATATTGACCGGGCGGCGGAAGCGTTGAAACCGGCCAAACGAAAGCGCATCCATACGTTCATTTCGACCAGCCCGCTCCATATGAAGCACAAGCTCCAGATGGAGCCCGCCGCGGTTCATCAGGCGGTGATCGAAAGCGTAACCTATGCCCGGAATCTGACGGACGATGTTGAGTGGTCCTGCGAGGACGGGTCGCGCAGCGAGCGCGATTTCCTCTATCGCTGCATCGAAAGCGCCATTAAGGCCGGCGCCACGACGATTAATGTGCCGGACACGGTCGGCTACAGCGTACCCGATGAATTCGCGGACCTGATCGCTTCGATCATGAACCGGGTGCCCAACATCGACAGCGCGGTTCTTTCGGTGCATTGCCATAACGACCTGGGCCTTGCCGTTGCGAATTCGCTGGCGGCGATCCGACAAGGTGCCCGCCAGGTCGAATGTACGGTGAACGGGCTTGGGGAGCGGGCCGGAAATGCCGCGATGGAGGAAATCGTCATGGCGCTTCGGACGCGGCCGGACGTGCTTGGCTATACGACGGGCATCGTGACGGAAAACATCACGAAGGTCTCGCGGCTTGTCTCCACGATCACCGGCTTCACAATCCAGCCGAACAAAGCCATCGTCGGTGCGAACGCGTTTGCCCATGAATCCGGCATCCATCAGGACGGCATGCTGAAGCACGCCGGCACTTACGAGATCATGACGCCGGAATCCGTCGGCCTCGCCCAGTCGAAGCTCGTGATGGGCAAACATTCCGGCCGGCATGCGTTCCGGGTGAAATTGAAAGATCTTGGGTACGAGCTGGGCGACAACGCCGTCGAAGACGCCTTCCGCCGATTCAAGGACTTGGCCGACAAGAAGAAGGATATCTATGACGAAGATATTGTCGCTCTCGTGGACGATGCGCTTATGCAGGTGGACAGCCGCATACAGTTCGTCTCGCTGCTTGTGGTGTGCGGATCCACCGGTCCGCAGACGGCGGAGCTCGCACTCAAGATTGATGGCGAGGTGCGCAAAACCAAGGCGTCCGGCGATGGGCCGGTCGACGCAACGTTTAACGCTATCCGTGAACTGTTTCCCCACGATGCCCGCTTGCAGCTTTACCAGGTGCACGCGGTAACGGAAGGAACGGATGCCCAGGCCGAGGTGACGGTACGGCTTGAAGAAAATGGCAAGACCGTGAATGGCCAGGGGGCGAACACCGATACGTTGGTGGCTTCCGCGCGTGCCTATCTCAACGCGCTGAACAAGCTCCTCGTCAAACGGGAGAAAACCGCTCCGGCGGCGCTCTCTGCGTAA
- a CDS encoding rod shape-determining protein: MLSKILGFLSADMGIDLGTANTLVYVRGRGIVLNEPSVVAIANVKGRRHVLAVGDEAKMMLGRTPGNIEATRPLRDGVIADFEVAEEMIKHFIRKVHNRRTFASPQIIVCVPSGSTAVERRAIQEAAESAGARRVFLIEEPMAAAIGAGLPVTEPTGSMVVDIGGGTTEVAVLSLGGIVYSRSVRVGGDKMDEAIIAYIRRHHNLLVGESSAERIKKEIGSACPPDDGDGRVMQIKGRDLMNGVPKELVISERQIAESLSEPVGAIVEAVKVALEHTAPELAADIVDKGIVLTGGGALLGNLDRVFREATGLPVSIADDPLSCVVLGTGRALEEMKTLKNVLLSSY; encoded by the coding sequence ATGTTATCCAAAATTCTTGGTTTTTTATCTGCCGACATGGGGATCGATCTCGGGACAGCGAATACGCTGGTTTATGTGCGAGGCCGAGGCATCGTTTTGAACGAACCTTCTGTTGTGGCGATTGCCAACGTGAAGGGGCGCAGGCATGTTCTGGCGGTTGGTGATGAGGCGAAGATGATGCTGGGACGTACCCCCGGCAATATCGAGGCGACCCGGCCCTTGCGCGACGGTGTCATCGCCGATTTCGAAGTCGCCGAAGAGATGATCAAGCACTTCATCCGAAAAGTGCATAACCGCCGCACCTTTGCCTCGCCGCAAATCATCGTTTGTGTGCCTTCCGGCTCGACGGCGGTCGAGCGCCGAGCCATCCAGGAAGCCGCTGAAAGCGCCGGTGCCCGCCGCGTCTTTTTGATCGAAGAACCAATGGCGGCGGCCATAGGGGCCGGGCTTCCCGTCACCGAACCCACCGGTTCCATGGTCGTAGATATCGGCGGCGGCACGACGGAGGTGGCAGTGCTTTCTTTGGGCGGCATCGTTTATTCGCGGTCCGTCCGTGTCGGTGGCGACAAGATGGACGAGGCGATTATCGCCTATATCCGGCGTCACCATAATCTTTTGGTTGGCGAGAGCAGCGCCGAGCGCATCAAGAAAGAGATCGGTTCCGCCTGTCCGCCGGACGATGGCGACGGCCGGGTGATGCAGATCAAGGGGCGCGACCTGATGAACGGCGTGCCGAAGGAATTGGTGATTTCCGAGCGGCAAATCGCCGAAAGCCTTTCCGAACCGGTCGGCGCCATTGTGGAAGCCGTAAAGGTGGCGCTTGAGCATACGGCGCCGGAACTGGCCGCCGACATTGTGGACAAGGGGATTGTCCTTACCGGTGGCGGCGCTTTGCTTGGCAATCTTGACCGGGTTTTCCGCGAGGCGACCGGGCTTCCGGTTTCCATCGCCGACGACCCCCTGTCTTGCGTCGTCCTTGGCACGGGCCGTGCTTTGGAGGAGATGAAAACTCTCAAGAACGTCTTGCTGAGCAGTTATTGA
- the mreC gene encoding rod shape-determining protein MreC gives MARLRASSFLRFTTPVRSLAHRFPFLFLIVVAFTLIVVGRMESAFTERLRANIADIATPIVGLISQPITAARKLLGEISTLTTFREENNALRAELAVLRHSKLAMEQLAMENARLKALLNSVPDAAVHFVTARTLADSGSAFVRSVLVNAGAGDGLKKGDPVINGEGVVGRVVLVGEHVSRVLLITDWNSRIPVVVESSREKAIMAGDNSSNPRLLYLSKEAVIALGDRIVTSGDGGVFPPGLPIGTVGSISEEGARIQPFVTWSRLELVRIVDYSLEGALPPSPLHPSTVQGELPK, from the coding sequence ATGGCAAGACTCCGCGCCAGTTCGTTCTTGCGTTTTACGACGCCGGTGCGGTCCCTTGCCCATCGCTTTCCGTTCCTTTTTCTCATCGTTGTTGCGTTCACGCTCATCGTTGTTGGCCGGATGGAGAGCGCCTTTACGGAACGGTTGCGTGCAAATATCGCAGATATTGCCACACCGATCGTCGGCCTTATCTCGCAACCGATAACGGCCGCGAGAAAACTGCTTGGTGAAATATCGACTCTCACCACCTTCCGTGAAGAGAATAATGCGCTCCGCGCCGAACTTGCCGTGCTTCGCCATTCGAAACTGGCGATGGAGCAATTGGCGATGGAGAACGCGCGTTTGAAGGCGCTCTTGAATTCGGTTCCCGACGCGGCGGTTCACTTTGTGACGGCGCGCACGCTCGCGGATTCCGGCAGCGCCTTCGTCCGAAGCGTTCTCGTCAATGCTGGAGCGGGGGACGGACTAAAGAAAGGAGATCCGGTCATAAATGGGGAAGGCGTGGTGGGTCGCGTCGTGCTCGTCGGTGAACATGTTTCCCGCGTGCTTCTGATTACGGATTGGAATTCGCGAATTCCCGTTGTTGTCGAATCGTCTCGAGAAAAGGCGATTATGGCCGGAGACAATTCGAGCAATCCGCGCCTGCTTTATCTGTCGAAGGAAGCGGTGATAGCTCTCGGCGACCGGATCGTTACCTCGGGCGATGGCGGTGTCTTTCCCCCAGGCCTGCCCATTGGCACGGTGGGTTCCATCAGCGAAGAGGGGGCGCGCATACAACCCTTCGTCACGTGGAGCCGTCTCGAGCTTGTCCGCATCGTTGATTACAGCTTGGAAGGGGCGTTGCCGCCGTCGCCGCTTCACCCGTCAACCGTTCAAGGAGAGCTTCCCAAGTGA
- the mreD gene encoding rod shape-determining protein MreD, with translation MTPSLWQNLEHHMRNLAPFVTALLLLFLSLVPFRLPGYAVIAPMLTLTAIYYWGLYRPDLMPATAVFFIGLLQDLLSGVPIGLNTGIFLLVYGIVVTQRRYFLHESFSITWVSFMMVAAAASILQWAAFSLLDWTVHDPSPGVFQYLLTLVLYPCLAWVYAQTQQIVLRQA, from the coding sequence GTGACGCCTTCCCTGTGGCAGAACCTGGAGCACCATATGCGAAACTTGGCGCCGTTTGTCACCGCGCTCCTCCTCCTGTTCCTAAGCCTTGTTCCGTTTCGCTTGCCGGGCTATGCCGTCATTGCCCCCATGCTTACCCTGACGGCCATTTATTACTGGGGACTCTATCGGCCCGACCTGATGCCGGCGACGGCTGTGTTCTTCATCGGCCTACTTCAGGACCTGCTTTCCGGCGTGCCGATCGGGCTCAACACTGGCATCTTTCTCCTTGTTTATGGGATTGTTGTTACCCAGCGGCGCTATTTTCTCCACGAATCCTTTTCCATCACATGGGTTAGTTTTATGATGGTGGCGGCCGCGGCCTCCATCCTTCAATGGGCCGCGTTTTCGCTTCTGGACTGGACGGTTCACGACCCCAGCCCGGGCGTTTTCCAATACCTCCTCACCCTCGTGCTTTATCCTTGCCTTGCCTGGGTTTATGCCCAAACCCAGCAAATCGTTCTGCGTCAGGCCTGA
- the mrdA gene encoding penicillin-binding protein 2, with translation MYREGDRYRVFSRRTVLLAGGKLVLATILVGRMYYLQVLESSRYKTLADENRISLRLIQPPRGSIVDRFGNPLAENRKNYRVVVIPEQTVDIEATLGRLDRILPIGTAERRRVFHEMRRQRGFIPVVVRENLNWDEVSRVEVNMPDLPGVLITVGQSRYYPLGASAAHVIGYVAAVAEGERTEDPLLQLPDFRIGKSGIEKIYDLDLRGKAGNSRVEVNAFGRVVRELSLEEGKSGHQVTLTLDSYLQDFTNKQFDHQSGAAVAMDIHSGEVLLMSSTPGFDPNEFVVGLSEESWNRLLGDRQAPLTNKCIAGQYAPGSTYKMIVAIAALEAGLVMPEQRVFCQGHIDLGRYRFHCWKPKGHGHVGLVEAIQQSCDVYFYELARRCGIDRISEMARRFGFGKVLIKDLPGERAGLVPDPEWKRAAFGTPWQGGETLITGIGQGYVLATPLQLAVMMARLVNGGYEVFPHVTKAIASARGSAARLATALSSLGIGQNTLSLVREGMVAVTNEPGGTAYGSRISNKAMAMGGKTGTSQVMRITKRERDEGIPKNADRPWHERDHALFVGFAPIAAPRYAVAVLVEHGGSGSAVAAPIARDILLAIQQRNSAPQDGQPVES, from the coding sequence ATGTATCGGGAAGGGGACCGCTACCGGGTGTTCAGCCGCCGGACGGTGCTTCTGGCGGGAGGCAAATTGGTCCTCGCTACGATTCTCGTTGGGCGGATGTATTACCTGCAGGTTTTGGAATCGAGCCGGTATAAAACGCTGGCCGATGAAAACCGGATCAGCCTTCGTCTGATTCAACCGCCGCGGGGCTCGATCGTTGACCGCTTCGGAAATCCGCTGGCGGAAAACCGGAAGAATTACCGCGTTGTGGTGATCCCAGAGCAAACGGTGGACATCGAGGCGACCCTTGGCCGGCTCGATCGCATCCTGCCGATCGGGACGGCCGAACGCCGACGGGTGTTCCACGAGATGAGGCGCCAACGCGGCTTCATTCCGGTCGTTGTCCGGGAGAATCTCAACTGGGACGAAGTCTCACGCGTCGAGGTGAATATGCCGGACTTGCCGGGCGTGCTGATCACCGTCGGCCAAAGCCGTTATTATCCCTTGGGGGCTTCGGCGGCCCACGTGATCGGGTATGTCGCCGCCGTGGCGGAAGGCGAGCGCACGGAAGATCCCTTGCTTCAACTCCCCGACTTCCGTATCGGCAAAAGCGGGATCGAAAAAATTTACGATCTGGATCTGCGTGGAAAGGCCGGCAACAGCCGGGTCGAGGTCAACGCGTTTGGCCGCGTCGTTCGCGAGCTTTCGCTGGAGGAGGGAAAGTCCGGTCACCAGGTGACGTTGACGTTGGATTCTTACTTGCAGGATTTCACCAATAAACAATTCGACCACCAAAGTGGCGCCGCCGTCGCCATGGACATCCATAGCGGAGAAGTTCTGCTGATGTCTTCTACGCCGGGGTTCGATCCGAACGAGTTCGTCGTAGGCCTTAGCGAGGAAAGTTGGAATCGCCTGCTTGGCGATCGGCAAGCGCCCTTGACGAACAAATGCATTGCAGGCCAGTACGCGCCCGGCTCGACCTATAAGATGATAGTGGCGATCGCCGCGCTTGAAGCCGGCCTTGTCATGCCGGAACAACGGGTTTTCTGTCAGGGCCATATCGATCTTGGCCGATACCGGTTTCATTGCTGGAAGCCCAAGGGGCATGGCCATGTGGGTCTGGTCGAGGCAATCCAGCAGTCTTGTGACGTCTACTTTTACGAACTTGCCCGCCGCTGCGGGATTGACCGGATTTCCGAGATGGCCCGCCGGTTCGGCTTTGGCAAAGTCTTGATCAAAGATCTGCCCGGGGAACGGGCAGGTCTTGTTCCGGATCCCGAATGGAAGCGGGCGGCTTTCGGTACGCCGTGGCAGGGCGGTGAGACCCTCATCACCGGGATCGGCCAAGGCTATGTGTTGGCCACACCCTTGCAACTTGCCGTCATGATGGCCCGCCTCGTGAACGGTGGGTATGAAGTCTTTCCGCATGTCACGAAGGCCATTGCGTCTGCGAGGGGCTCGGCTGCCCGGCTCGCAACCGCCCTCTCTTCCTTGGGCATCGGGCAAAACACCCTTTCCCTCGTTCGGGAGGGCATGGTTGCCGTGACGAACGAACCGGGGGGGACGGCCTATGGCTCCCGGATTTCCAACAAAGCGATGGCGATGGGTGGCAAAACGGGCACTTCCCAGGTGATGCGGATCACGAAAAGAGAACGCGACGAAGGCATCCCAAAGAACGCAGATCGGCCCTGGCATGAACGCGACCATGCGCTTTTCGTCGGCTTTGCACCGATTGCTGCTCCAAGATACGCCGTCGCTGTCCTGGTTGAGCACGGCGGCAGCGGTTCGGCCGTCGCGGCTCCGATCGCGCGGGACATTCTGCTCGCAATCCAGCAACGAAATTCAGCGCCGCAAGACGGACAGCCTGTCGAATCATGA
- the rodA gene encoding rod shape-determining protein RodA, which translates to MIEMGDFSGQELSLSDKIRQVHWGMILLLCLIASIAIAMLYSAGGASFTPWAGRQAVRFAVGMMVLFVVGLTDIRFWLRHAYTLYGASLVFLIAVEFAGAIGMGAQRWLDLGYVQFQPSEVMKIAIILALARYFHGASLEDVSRPAFLAAPFLLLALPGLLVLRQPDLGTAVTLATGGLSIFFLAGVRVWKFVSLIGIGLVAMPLLWMGLHGYQRRRVLIFLDPESDPLGAGYHILQSQIALGSGGLFGKGFLQGTQAHLNFLPEKQTDFIFTMLAEEFGLAGSLILLTLYLLLAFCGVTISLRSRNQFGRLLGMGITVTFALYFFINIAMVTGLIPVVGVPLPFISYGGTAMLTLLFAFGLIMSVHIHRDLRMSRRGSIENL; encoded by the coding sequence ATGATCGAAATGGGCGATTTTTCTGGGCAGGAACTTAGTCTGTCGGACAAGATTCGGCAGGTGCACTGGGGCATGATCTTGCTCCTCTGCCTTATCGCCAGTATCGCGATTGCCATGCTCTATTCTGCCGGTGGCGCCAGCTTTACGCCTTGGGCTGGCCGGCAAGCGGTGCGTTTTGCTGTTGGAATGATGGTTCTCTTTGTGGTTGGGCTTACGGATATCCGCTTCTGGCTCCGTCACGCCTATACGCTTTATGGGGCGTCTCTTGTCTTTCTCATCGCCGTCGAGTTTGCCGGCGCCATCGGCATGGGGGCGCAGCGGTGGCTAGATCTCGGCTATGTTCAATTCCAGCCGTCCGAGGTCATGAAAATCGCCATTATCCTCGCGCTGGCCCGCTATTTTCATGGGGCCAGTCTTGAAGATGTTTCCCGCCCGGCTTTTTTGGCTGCCCCCTTTCTCCTGTTGGCGCTGCCTGGTCTCCTTGTCTTGCGCCAGCCGGATTTGGGAACGGCGGTCACGTTGGCCACCGGAGGGCTTTCGATCTTTTTTCTGGCTGGGGTGCGGGTTTGGAAATTTGTGTCTCTGATCGGTATTGGGCTTGTTGCGATGCCGCTTCTCTGGATGGGGCTGCATGGGTATCAACGCCGCCGCGTCCTTATTTTCCTCGACCCCGAGAGCGACCCCTTGGGGGCCGGGTATCACATCCTGCAATCCCAGATCGCGCTTGGTTCTGGCGGGCTCTTTGGCAAAGGGTTCCTTCAGGGAACCCAGGCGCATCTCAATTTTTTGCCGGAGAAACAAACCGATTTTATTTTCACGATGCTGGCGGAGGAATTCGGCCTTGCAGGCAGCCTTATACTCCTCACGCTTTACCTGCTTCTCGCCTTCTGTGGCGTTACGATCAGCCTGCGCAGCCGCAACCAGTTTGGCCGCCTGCTCGGCATGGGGATCACCGTGACTTTTGCGCTCTATTTCTTTATCAATATCGCAATGGTGACCGGGCTAATTCCCGTCGTCGGTGTGCCGCTGCCGTTCATTTCTTATGGCGGTACGGCGATGCTTACCTTGCTTTTTGCTTTCGGCCTCATCATGAGCGTCCATATCCACCGCGACCTGCGAATGAGCCGCCGCGGAAGCATCGAAAACCTCTGA